Below is a genomic region from Miscanthus floridulus cultivar M001 chromosome 1, ASM1932011v1, whole genome shotgun sequence.
TGGAGTACTTATATGTCTTAATTTCTACAATTCGATGATTTGCGGTTTTGTGGGTGCATTTGTGCCTTTAAAGTGGGTTCATGGTTTGTTTTTGATAATCCATAGTGTTACAAGCTCATGTGGGGTTTGTTACAATTTggttgggactaaaaggctttgttgttgataGTGTTAGTAACTTTTCGAGGTCTATTATTGTTGCTTCTGCAACGATCTGATGCAAATATAGCATCCATTTCATATGTTAATATGTTTATTATCTGTCGAAAGTTACAAGTTGAACAAACACATTATTTGGGATATCATGCAGGCAGACAAGCTATTAGCTCCAGAGTTTCAGCCTTCTGTGGGGGCACTTATTCATTTCCTTCCACCTAGTCGGCAACTGTTGATGTTTTCAGCAACCTTTCCTGTATCTGTCAAGGAATTCAAAGAGAAATATCTGCCTAGACCTTATGTGATTAATCTAATGGATGAACTGACCCTGAAAGGAATAACACAATATTATGCTTTTGTTGAAGAAAGGCAGAAAGTTCATTGCCTGAATACACTTTTCTCAAAGGTACAGCAAACACTAACTCTATATTTTCTGTTTCATCCACAGTTGAGTATAAACTGACACATTTCTTTTTTTGTGTGTTTTTGCTAGCTTCAAATTAATCAATCCATTATATTCTGCAACTCTGTTAATAGAGTTGAGCTACTGGCTAAGAAAATAACTGAACTCGGTTATTCATGCTTCTATATCCATGCTAAGATGTTGCAAGACCACAGGAACCGAGCGTTTCATGATTTTCGTAATGGTGCTTGCAGAAACCTTGTGTGCACAGGTCTGTACTGATATTTTCCTATCTTATTAGTCTTTCTCGAATTTAGTAATTACTTTTCAGCATAGTTTCAATTGTCATTTATGAAGGTTTCCTTATAAGAGTGTCATGACTCTCTTTGTTGCAGATCTGTTTACCAGAGGAATTGATATCCAGGCTGTTAATGTGGTCATTAATTTTGACTTCCCTAAGACATCTGAGACATATTTACACAGGGTacttttttatcttttattctgtAGAAGCTGTTTGTTTTATAACCTTTAGAATTTAAAATTTATGTGTGTTGTCATGTTCCTAGGTTGGTCGTTCTGGGAGATATGGACACCTTGGTTTGGCAGTGAACTTGATCACTTATGAGGACCGTTTCAACTTGTAAGCCTGCATTAATAAAGTGGTCTGTTTCTCTAGTCTTGCATCAAGATTCCTGATCCCTTTTCCCCCTTTGTTTTGCAGGTATAGGATTGAGCAAGAACTTGGAACAGAAATCAAGACAATACCCCCACAGATTGACCTGGCCGTATACTGCCAATGATGAACGTGACAGTTTCAGGAGCATGAaacacttttttttttgagaaacttaTCAGGCAAATACATCTGTACATAGCAACCTATCAAGTGAGTTCTCCAACTAAGGCGCCACTATTTCCGAAGCTACCTAAATGGCTACATTCCTATATCGTCACAGATACCAAATTCGCTCCCATTCTTGTAGGGTTTTGTTTTGGCGCCTTGATGACGTTTGTAAGCTTACTTGGATTAGTAGAGGAAGTGTTTCCTGTAGGCATTGATACTAACCCGTTTAGCTGAGGACATGCACACTGGGCTGCTTGGAGGCCCAGAACTATGATGAGACGAGACATTATCTTACCTCACTTGACATTTTCATTCAACTTGTTTGCCAGTCTCAGTTCTAATTGTGTTGCTTGTTATCATTTGATTCATCTTCCGTTTTCGTCTTCTTTCCAAATGTTATGATGCATATGGATGTCTTTCTGTAGCCGTATTCTTTGTTGATTTTGATTTTTGCATGGTGTATGTATACAGTTTGGCTTGAAATTATTTCTGTATCAACTTCTTTGCGAGAATACCCGTCTTTTAGTAGTAGAATCCATACCCATTAGCGGCACGTATACTAGAACTTTGCGGTTAGAAGTATCGCAAGACGATGCCGCGGCCTGCTGGCGTGGCGTCCGGCTGATCCCCCATCATTCAGTCGCCTAGCTTCTGCAGTTCAGTCGTCCGACGTTGGGGTGTTAGAGCAACTCCAATCAGCCCTTCAATTTTGCTTCCCTCATATTCAATCCAAGGAAAGTGAACCTCTAATTAAGATAACATCCGCCATCGTTGCCATATTTTAATGGTAATGATTTAGCACCTGTGCGGTGTAAGACAACCTCTTCATGGGCACCCTCCTACTTGACTGCTTGCCTGATAGCCTGAATGCCTGATAGTCTGATGTATAATTTTAAAAAGCAAGTCGTTTTTTCAAGACTGTTTTTCATGCAAGGGTAGAGATAGACAATGGTTATGCTATTagccatgccatggtggtatgcTAAGTATAATTCATTCAACAAACGAAGGGTCAGCAGATACCAGAGAATAGGGCTCAGCAGATGTGGATTAATTCTTGACTCTAGTCAATAGAGGGAAAAGAGTAGAGAGTGCCGACCATTGTGGAAGTTCACCACTTTGGTTTAGAATTTAGGAAGAGAAGGAATGGATTTCTTTGATGGGGAATCATGGTAATGAATTTCTAGGTCTGGCTAATACATACGCCTTGGCAGTGTGCCTTGTACAACTAGCTAAGGTTGGAGACTCACTTATCCGTCTACAGATAAGCTTTGTATCAATCATGCCTAATTCTTAGGTGGTGGATTCTGCCTCAAGTACTACACTATTGCGAAAGCGCAACCTACACCTATTTTCCTTCGATTGAGATCGTACCCACCACTCCTATCTCGCACGCAGGTGATGCATCCCGTTCTCCTGGTAACCAAAGGCCGAAGAAGGCTCGATTCGTCTATGAAACTAGGCAAGTGGATTCTTCTTCCTGGTAAAAAGGTATGGTGCTGCCCTTTGAAGGGCAACTAATACTTCTAGAGGGACTAATACTTCTAGAGAGATTGTACCAACCTCTTCCCTAGAATTGCATCTTCCCCGTACTTTCGTCGAGAGAGAAGAGCTAGAAGGCAGTTATACTTATTGATAGTTAGGCCTGGTAGCAGCCAAGTATGTGAACCATAATGAAATAGAACGCACTCACTGTGCCCAACCCAGCCCGAGCAACAGCACCATCAACATGAATTATGAACGCCCGGTGGAGGCGGCGTCCACCCCGAAGGACCAGTCACACAGCGACCCCCACTGGCCTAGCCACCATGGGCACCTCACCAAGTTCATTCAGATAAGAGTTAATAAATCCCAACGTAGAGAGAGGGCTTTGGAACTCTCCTTCGTGAATAGCCCGTCGTCTTGCACTCCAAATCGCCCAGCAGGATATCAACAGTTTGGTGAATTGTGAATGATCAAGAGGGGCAGTCAATCATCACATAACCTGTAATACCAGATCCTTTACGTATTATCGATTGATAGCATAGCATGGATGAGCCAACTCCTCAATGCCTGAGAGAGGAGGAATGCGATGCTGTGTCGAAGAAACGTCATAAAGTACAGTGTCCAGCGAAAGAAGTATGGTATGCTATTGCCCCTACTCGAAGAGAAGTATTAAGGACAAGAAAAGATAAGGAAGAAAGTAAGCACTAATATTGCAGGTATTCTCTAATTGTGGGTCTCCCTCTCGGGGTGTTCGTTCCGATTTCCTTGTTGTAAAAACAAACCCTTGTTCGTAAATCTTTCTAGTTGGCAGGTCTAAACTAAGCAGATTCAGGTAATGAAGGAAGCGAAACTCTTGATATCTCTTAGTGAGGAAGAACCTGTCGATATCACGAAGTCTGGATAGAGCACCTACTTCTACCAGAAAGTCGGGATAAGCATGATACCTTTTTCCATAAGAACCATATTCTTTACTTTGATCCGGTGAATTCCTTATTTGTTGTGATGATTTCCTTGCTTATTAGGTCTTATTTGTTTGATGATACTATTTGCTTTTTAGGTGGGATGTGCACCGGCTCCCTTAGCCCTCGAGCAAGTAACCAATGAGAACATTCGGGTGAGCGCTATATATGACTTTTCCCATTATCGAATTTCAGTATGACTTTTCCTATTATCGAGATGACGTCTTAACTCGAAAGTACTAACTAGATAGGAGGCACGGGAAACCCGTGCAGCCATTTTCTCGCTAGGTGATGATTGGTTGTTTTGTTATCGAACTCTGTATTGGAAACAAAGTCTAGGTATCTGGCTCCTTCCAAAGATAGTGCTCTGGTACCTGCTCCTCCAAGAGGAACTTGGTAATCTAGGGTGGGCCGCATAACTAGTCAAGTGCATTTGCCTATACCACAGGACAGACGAATGCGAATCGTAACTATCGGGTTGGAAACATACTTTTTCCGTTGATTCTTTGGCTCGATTCTTCGATTTAGAATAAGATATGAACAAGTAGGCCGTGAAACATTAATTGCGGAAGCCTACTTTCTTTAGAGAATCTCACTTAGAACTCACTTTGGGTTGCTTTCGAAGGGAATGACCCTAGAGCACATGCAAACCATCTATAAATACTCTTTATTGTAAATCTACCTTTCAGGTGGGAGCCTGCCAAGCAGGAGATCAAGAAGCAAACCTGGCCCTTTCTCTGTAAATAGAAACAAGGCGTTTCATTCGAAGGAATGAAAACATGGCACTATTTGAAATACGATTATTCGAGCTTGGAAATGAATCAGTTCTAGCTTGAACCTATGGATCTCAATGAACAGCTTCCCTATGGGCACGCTGAACACGGTGTTACTATACTGGGCACAGAGAGCAAGGTATTCCACACTGAAAACTCGACTAGAGGGCGCCTCCAATGGATGGGATATTTATGAATTGACTCTCCCTAATGTTGACCACTAAGTCCAATCGATCTATTTGAAACAATAACAATCAGGACCTTATTGAATACCTTCCACCAGGTCAGAGCCATGGATCCAAAGCCTACTAGTTAGCTTTGAAGGTTTAGGCTTGAGAGAAATCTTGAACAGAACAGAGCACTCCCGCCTATTGATCTTACGGCACCCTTATCTTTTGTTGGACTCTCAGGTTCACGCCAACCTAAAACTAAAACAGGGGAAAGAAGGTAAATAATAAAATCCTAGAGTTCATAGGGATCCACCACATAGTAACGAGGCCACGGTTCAAGCAAGTACTAATGTCGAGTCAAGACACAAGCGGCTAACTTCCTCCAATTTGGATAAATTGAAATAGAAGCTCTCGAACCTACCTATTCCGAAGTAAGTTTAGGATCAATAACCAAGCTAGCTGTCTATTGAAAAGAGACCCGATCCTTTTGGTTGActgaatgaagaagaggaaattgAGAAAAAGTACTACTTTGCCACTAGGGGAGATAAAAAAGTGCAGAACTGGGATGCTGAAAATAGGCATTTTCAAAGCATAATTCGATTTTATGTACTTTTGGCCTATGGTGgcataacttttttttttcttgtttttggtCCGTTTTTCGACTGCTTACTAAGGCAAAAGTCAAGTTCTATCTCGCCTAGTGGAAAAAGTCATGATTTTGCATTTGCCTTCTAAAAAGCGGTTTTTGCGGCTCAATTTTCCGATCAGTTCTATCCCGCCTAGTGGAAAAAGTAGTAAATTTTAGATTTCCCTCTAAATTAGCTATTTTTCAGCCTCCATTTTCTGATAACTTCTATCTCGCCATGGGCGAAACCTAGCAAAATGGAGAAATTCTGCAGTATTGGGTTCTTCTTCTGCTTTCACCGCAGGATTGGCTTAATCTTTCCTTTCACTCTACAAAGCTATATCTTTGATTCCGGTTACTGCATTCTGTTAGCTACTCAATAACAGGCTTTGTGTTGCTTCGCGCTCATAGCTACACCACTCAATATGCTTGAACGGCCTACTGGTGGCCCATAAATCATAGGTTAAGGCTCAGGCTTGCTATTGACTGATAAATAAAGGCTTAAGGCTCTCAAACAATAGAATAAAACAAAGCATAAGGATTGCTTTCACTCTACAAAGGCATACCTAGCTTCTTTGCCGACTCTACTTGGCATCTTATTAAGCAGGAAAGAGCTAAAAGGCTGAATGCAATGCAATGATGGGAAGAAGCATCATTGAGGAATGGGAGCTTAAGCCAGACCTAGAAGATCACAGCTGGGTATTGAGCAGCCAAGCATGCGAAGCAAGAGCTTTTTCATGTGTTTgagtgcttgtttagtttccaaaaactttcccaaaaagtgctacagtagccatcttattgaatcttgcgatatatgcatggagcattaaatgtagacggaaaaaaaaaactaattgtacagtttggttggaaattacgagacaaacgttttgagcttaattagtccatgattgaacaataattgccaaataaaaacgaaagtgctacagtagtcaaattcTCAAAATTCTCAAACTAAACGCTGCCTACTCAAGGGCTCAAATAGAGTGTTGGGTGGAGTTGCTCTTACTTCCCATGGAGGGAACCATACGTAGGAGTAGCTCGGACGCTCGGTGTTGTGGCATGCCCGTGCGCCCGCGGTGGAGCCACATAGGCCGTAGCTGTGCTGGCGACAAATGGAAGATGTTTAGCAGTACCCCGGTACGGCCCGGTACGCAAGCACCACGCGGACCATGCGAGCGTGCCGGTCTGCCggagctgctgctactgctagggCAACCGATGGAAGGAGCATTTTATCCACGAACCAGCGGTCTGATACCGAGAACTCTACTGCCGGGAACGGTTTTAAACCTCCGCTCCACTGGGTGGTGTGGCTCTCGCAGCTCCTCTCTAGCAAACGGCAACAAACAAAACCGTTGGCCGATTCGTGAACCGACCTCCGACCACGCTCGTGAACGGTGGTGGTTCAAAGCACGCGGGCCGGGCGCAGCGCACGGAGAAAGGCACGACGCGACCGCGCCTACCACGTTCAAACCGACGTCTTTTTGTCCCTTTTCTCTCGGCCCCCACCCCGGCCCGCCGGCCGGACCATCCACCACCACGCGCTCACCGCTGCCAGCTTCTGCAGCTCGCACCGGCACCGCTCCCGTGTCCCAGCACAGCAGGCGCAGCCGACGCCACCCCGGGCGGTCGCCCTCCCTCCCCCCACCGACACCGCGGGCCCGCACGCggggccccgcatgtcagcgtcTTCACTCGGTGTCCACCGCGACGGCGCGAGCAGGTGGCCAACCCGCTGCTGATCTGCGCCTGTGCCTGGCTTAGCTTAAGCTGCGACCGTTGCCTTTAAGCTCGCACGCGAACCGACCCACACTCTGCGCgagccactgccactgccactgccgccgccgccgccgccgctggtctCCGTCTCCACCGGTGCCCTCGTCGTCTCCCCGGCCGCTGCCTCGCCAGATCCCGTCCGAGAATCCCGTGGCAATCCGGTTGCTTGGGGACGCAGCGACGGAGGGAGGATGGGCAGCGCCAGCGCGTTCGTCATCAGGTGCATCAACTTCTTCACCATGGTCAGTCAGTCGCCTCGGCCCAGCTCCATCCTTCCTTTCTCCAATCAGAGGAGGCGTTTTTCCTTCCGCTCGGCCTTGCTTCAGGCTGATTCTCGATTCCTGGTGTACCGCATTCGCTCGCCAATTTTTTTAGCTGGTCCGTTTTGTTCACAGAAAACAAAATTTAGCTGTCTGGTTACTTCTTCATGCTCGGAGTGAACTGGCAAGCGTTCAGAATTCATTCCTTGTTCAGCAGCAGTTTCAGGTTTCATTATCTCTATCGCGAATTGGGGTTTTTAGCTTCATTTACCCCCGCTCGGCTGCTGATTGCGGAAGTACACTTTCCCCACCATTTTACTTTACcctctctctattttttttgcCCCGGAACTTGCACTTTGTCTGAAATTTTTGGGTTGTTCATGTCGTCGTTCTCTATCTGATACTACGTTATATCTTGCATCGCCTCCCAATTCCTCGCGCATTGATGTGGTAATGGTCTTGGCAATTGTTTAACTTCATAGCTCCTAGTTCAAATTAGCATGTGAACGTAGGCAAAGAGAGATTGCTTACTAATTTCGTGACAAATAACTTCTCGGTGTAACTTTCTTGCACTGCTGTTCCTCGGACAGATACTGGCACTACTGGTGGTGGGTTTCGGGTTCTGGATGAGCACCCACAACGACGAGTGCAGGCGGTCCTTGACCGTCCCTGTCATTGCTCTCGGTGGAGTCATCTTTCTCATGTGCGCATCTAATCACATCCGCGTCACCAAGCCGTGGTGAATTATGATGCTCTCCATTTAACCGGTTCACTGACAATTTACACTGCAGATCGCTCGTCGGATTCCTTGGTGCTTGGAAGAACGTTTCCTGCTTGCTCTGGACAGTATCCTTCCTTCCCCGTGAACCGGATTAGTAAAGTCACAGTCACATGAGTGGCTACTAATAGTTTTGGTTCCTTATTTTTGGGGTACTTTTGGAGCTATCTGTTACCTTGACATGTGGGCGCCTAGTACCTAATCATGCTGTTCGTGGTCTTGGTGGCAATCATGGTGTTCACGGTGCTTGCGTAAGTCCCTCTACTTAATTTGTGTTGCGATGGCATTGACACGGCCTTTATAGCTGATGACTTGGTGGCAATGATGGTGTACtttttgtttgaaaatttgttgTCGAGCGCATTCATTATGTGATGGTATTATGTTGTACTCCACCATTTGGACTTTGGAGTTACTCCGAACCAAAGTCCTAATTCTCAATTGACTGTTTGGCTTTTTTTTAGCAGTTTGTTTGTAGCTATGAGGAACTCATTCTTGGTTTGTACTGCTGCAGGTTTATCATAACAAACTCTGGAAGTGGTCATATTGTTCCTGGGGCTAGGTATGTGACTATTCGTATTTCATAGAAAGATCATGTCCCTGTGATTTCCAGCTTTAGAGTGTGGAAACTTACAGATAGTAACCTAAACCCTGCTACATCATAGAAGAAACAAAGAGAATTTTGAGACTTTTCCATAACTTCAAAGTTTTAAAATGCCATCGAAGCGCTAATAGAATAGCCCATGGATTAGGACAGTATGGTAGGAGAGAGTTTTCCTCTTGTTTCTTGTCTGAAAGTGTCCTGGCCTGCGGCAGCAGCTTTAGACCTTGATTGTAAACATGATCTGTTAGCTTAATTTAAGCTCCCcctttcaaaaagaaaaagaaatatacTCAAGCATTTCTTATGTTCTATGTAGGTATAAAGAGTATCGTCTTCAGGATTACAGCTCCTGGTTTGTCAAACAGGCATGCTACGTTTCTTTGTTGGAAAACTTATGTTTCCCGCCATGCAATACAACAGATTTGAATATTCCACTGCGCTACCATAACTCTCTTAATTTATTTTTGTTCAAATATACAGCTCGATGACACAGAGAAATGGGCTCGCCTGAAAAGCTGCCTAGTGAAGACAGATGACTGCAACAACTTGTCGAAAAGATACAAGGTGACTACCTGTTCTTCACATCTTTCACTTGATTTACTCTGTTGGAGTTGCTCCCTTTGCAGCCGTTCCTTTCGTTGAGATCTTATTTATAGTCCCCAACTTTATGCAGACTGCAAGAGAATACAAGCTTGCAGACCTTACTCCCATGGAGTCGGGTTGCTGCCGCCCACCAGCAGAGTACGCACCTGAATGTCCACCTCAACCATTCCCTGTGGTCACCGTAATCTCAGACATTGTCATCATCAGTTCATCACATCGCTCTGATTTTCAGGTGCGGGTACCCAGCTCTAAATGCATCCTATTTCGATCTGAGCTATCATCCGGTGAGCACAAACGTCGACTGCAAACTGTACAAGAACGCCCGTTCTGTCAGGTGCTACGACTGCAATTCTTGCAAGTAAGCCACTCAGACATCTCACCCCCTAACTCCGAAGCATCAAAACCATTTCGGGATGCTAATGCGGCGACACTGTCTTCTAGAGCTGGGGTCGCGCAGTACATGAAGACAGAGTGGCGAGTGGTGGCTATCTTCAACGTGATATTGTTCATCATCCTGGTAAGTCCC
It encodes:
- the LOC136535704 gene encoding tetraspanin-10-like isoform X1, which encodes MGSASAFVIRCINFFTMILALLVVGFGFWMSTHNDECRRSLTVPVIALGGVIFLISLVGFLGAWKNVSCLLWTYLIMLFVVLVAIMVFTVLAFIITNSGSGHIVPGARYKEYRLQDYSSWFVKQLDDTEKWARLKSCLVKTDDCNNLSKRYKTAREYKLADLTPMESGCCRPPAECGYPALNASYFDLSYHPVSTNVDCKLYKNARSVRCYDCNSCKAGVAQYMKTEWRVVAIFNVILFIILSFVYFVGCCARRNTGGSDAKGRGR
- the LOC136535704 gene encoding tetraspanin-10-like isoform X2, giving the protein MSTHNDECRRSLTVPVIALGGVIFLISLVGFLGAWKNVSCLLWTYLIMLFVVLVAIMVFTVLAFIITNSGSGHIVPGARYKEYRLQDYSSWFVKQLDDTEKWARLKSCLVKTDDCNNLSKRYKTAREYKLADLTPMESGCCRPPAECGYPALNASYFDLSYHPVSTNVDCKLYKNARSVRCYDCNSCKAGVAQYMKTEWRVVAIFNVILFIILSFVYFVGCCARRNTGGSDAKGRGR